GCGTTCTCGACCGCCCCCGAGCTGCCGACGCACAGACCCAGCTGGAGCCGCAGGCTGCACTGGGCGCCCTGCACGACGCAGCTGCCGGAGTGGATGAGGAGTTGCTGCCCTGCCGCGTCAACGACGCAGAGCTGTGGTTCGCCGAGTCCCCCGCGGACGTGGAGCACGCCAAGGCCCTGTGCACGGACTGCCCCGTGCAGGCGCTGTGCCTCGACGGAGCCCTCGAGCGGCGCGAGCCGTGGGGCGTCTGGGGAGGCGAGCTCTTCCTCCAGGGCGTGGTGATCC
This genomic stretch from Nocardioides renjunii harbors:
- a CDS encoding WhiB family transcriptional regulator, whose translation is MTISVLDRPRAADAQTQLEPQAALGALHDAAAGVDEELLPCRVNDAELWFAESPADVEHAKALCTDCPVQALCLDGALERREPWGVWGGELFLQGVVIPRKRPRGRPRKSDQPAA